The following coding sequences lie in one Flavobacterium cyclinae genomic window:
- a CDS encoding GIY-YIG nuclease family protein: MNNSVYILYSKKLDKHYIGFTENLNQRLDFHLNDSQTRKFTYKADDWELIFTIECESKNQGLSIEKHIKSMKSRIYIQNLLQYPEMKFKLLEKYK; encoded by the coding sequence ATGAATAACTCGGTTTACATCCTTTACTCCAAAAAGTTAGATAAGCATTACATTGGCTTTACAGAAAATCTAAATCAAAGATTAGATTTTCATCTTAACGATTCTCAAACAAGAAAATTTACTTACAAGGCTGATGATTGGGAATTAATTTTCACTATTGAATGTGAATCAAAAAATCAAGGATTGTCGATTGAGAAACATATAAAATCAATGAAGAGTAGGATTTATATTCAAAATTTACTTCAATATCCTGAGATGAAATTTAAATTACTTGAAAAATATAAATGA